Proteins encoded within one genomic window of Amorphoplanes friuliensis DSM 7358:
- a CDS encoding TetR/AcrR family transcriptional regulator, whose product MAVDPSRRRAARHAQPGTVPLDPAIPRTPITVERITDAALQVVATDGYDALTIRSVAKVLGTGPSSLYAHIVNKADLDDLLVGRLCSQIKLPRPDPARWQEQLKNVYAQLRDRYLEYPGVSRAALAVVPTNLETLRVGEGLLAIALASGAGPRTAAWAVDTLSLYVAGYALEASMVQQRRKDPGAIWVLSRDDLVSRFEALPEDKFPHTRRYATELTSGTGHDRFDFALDMVIDNLARAGSV is encoded by the coding sequence ATGGCAGTCGACCCCTCCCGGCGCCGCGCCGCCCGGCACGCCCAGCCCGGCACCGTCCCCCTCGATCCGGCGATCCCCAGGACGCCCATCACGGTCGAGCGCATCACCGACGCCGCGCTGCAGGTCGTCGCCACCGACGGGTACGACGCTCTGACCATCCGCAGCGTCGCGAAGGTGCTCGGCACCGGGCCGTCGTCCCTCTACGCCCACATCGTCAACAAGGCGGACCTCGACGACCTGCTGGTCGGCCGGCTGTGCTCGCAGATCAAGCTGCCCAGGCCCGATCCGGCACGGTGGCAGGAACAGCTGAAAAACGTGTACGCCCAGCTGCGTGACCGGTACCTCGAATATCCCGGCGTCTCGCGGGCCGCGCTGGCCGTCGTCCCCACCAACCTGGAGACCCTGCGGGTCGGCGAGGGGCTGCTGGCCATCGCGCTCGCCTCGGGCGCCGGCCCCCGTACCGCGGCCTGGGCCGTCGACACGCTCTCCCTCTACGTCGCCGGATATGCGCTGGAAGCCTCGATGGTCCAGCAGCGACGGAAGGACCCCGGTGCGATCTGGGTCCTGAGCCGCGACGACCTGGTGAGCCGCTTCGAGGCGCTGCCCGAGGACAAGTTCCCCCACACCAGGCGGTACGCCACCGAGCTGACCTCGGGCACCGGACACGACCGCTTCGACTTCGCCCTGGACATGGTCATCGACAACCTCGCCCGAGCCGGGAGCGTGTGA
- a CDS encoding AtzH-like domain-containing protein → MQINRPDIVDEVAAAFADYEDALVANDVDRIIAFFTDDAVRFGVADQQVGLAEQTAWRKAQPPLPPGRRLKDTIITTYGADVAVVTTLFGYPGSDTLGRQSQSWLRLPSGWRIITAHVSHPAA, encoded by the coding sequence ATGCAGATCAACCGGCCGGACATCGTCGACGAGGTGGCCGCCGCGTTCGCGGACTACGAGGACGCCCTGGTCGCCAACGACGTGGACCGCATCATCGCCTTCTTCACCGACGACGCGGTGCGCTTCGGCGTCGCGGACCAGCAGGTCGGCCTGGCCGAACAGACAGCCTGGCGCAAAGCCCAGCCACCCCTGCCCCCGGGCCGCCGCCTCAAGGACACGATCATCACCACGTACGGCGCGGACGTCGCGGTCGTGACCACGCTGTTCGGGTACCCGGGCTCGGACACCCTGGGCCGCCAGTCCCAGAGCTGGCTCCGCCTACCCTCAGGCTGGCGCATCATCACCGCCCACGTCAGCCACCCGGCCGCGTAG
- a CDS encoding FAD-dependent oxidoreductase → MTTPVTIIGAGLGGLTLARVLHVNGVPVTVHDADASPDARTQGGQLDLHEHDGQLALEIAGLTEEYRSIINRGGGAQRVLDQHGTVLLELSDDGSMTRPEALRGDIRRILLESLPAGTVQWGKKLLSAAPLGRGRHELTFADGSTVVSDLLVGADGTWSKVRPLVSDAKPAYAGMSYVDLYLHDVDNRHPGAARTVGSGALKALIPGQGFLAHREAGNVIHTYVVFFRPVEWFAGINFADAATAKARIAAEFDGWAPELVSLITEGETAPVLRSIYELPSDHRWDRVPGVTLIGDAAHVTLPGGDGANLAMLDGAELGQAIAANPETAFAAYEKVMFPRSEAAAIAAHETIDLIFGAEAPQGLITLFEGIAATRPGG, encoded by the coding sequence ATGACAACTCCGGTCACGATCATCGGCGCGGGTCTGGGTGGGCTCACCCTGGCGCGCGTTCTGCACGTCAACGGCGTCCCGGTCACCGTTCACGACGCGGACGCCTCCCCGGATGCGCGTACCCAGGGTGGGCAGCTCGACCTGCATGAGCACGACGGTCAGCTCGCGCTCGAGATCGCCGGGCTCACCGAGGAGTACCGCTCGATCATCAACCGGGGCGGCGGTGCGCAGCGGGTCCTCGATCAGCACGGCACGGTGCTTCTCGAACTGAGCGACGACGGTTCGATGACACGGCCGGAGGCTCTGCGCGGAGACATCCGCCGCATCCTGCTGGAGTCGCTGCCCGCCGGGACCGTGCAGTGGGGCAAGAAGCTTCTGTCGGCGGCACCCCTCGGCCGGGGACGTCACGAGCTCACCTTCGCGGACGGCTCGACGGTCGTCTCCGACCTGCTCGTGGGCGCCGACGGCACCTGGTCCAAGGTCCGGCCGCTGGTCTCGGACGCGAAGCCGGCCTATGCGGGCATGAGTTACGTCGACCTCTACCTGCACGACGTCGACAATCGGCACCCCGGCGCGGCGAGGACGGTCGGCAGCGGCGCCCTGAAAGCCCTGATCCCCGGCCAGGGATTCCTGGCCCACCGGGAAGCGGGCAACGTCATCCACACCTACGTCGTCTTCTTCCGGCCGGTCGAGTGGTTCGCCGGCATCAACTTCGCCGACGCCGCCACCGCGAAGGCCCGGATCGCCGCGGAGTTCGACGGCTGGGCCCCCGAACTCGTCTCGCTGATCACCGAGGGGGAGACCGCGCCGGTCCTGCGCAGCATTTACGAGCTTCCCAGCGATCACCGGTGGGACCGGGTGCCCGGCGTGACATTGATCGGCGACGCCGCGCACGTGACACTGCCCGGCGGCGACGGCGCGAACCTCGCCATGCTCGACGGCGCCGAACTCGGTCAGGCCATCGCCGCAAACCCCGAAACCGCCTTCGCTGCCTACGAGAAGGTCATGTTCCCGCGCAGCGAGGCCGCGGCCATCGCCGCGCACGAGACCATCGATCTCATCTTCGGCGCCGAGGCACCGCAGGGCCTGATCACCCTCTTCGAAGGAATCGCGGCTACGCGGCCGGGTGGCTGA